A stretch of Exiguobacterium sp. BMC-KP DNA encodes these proteins:
- a CDS encoding cytochrome C oxidase subunit IV family protein: MEKHEPQLTRNQIELEMKAERGRETQLQLISFALMIFLTLIAFGAVMADLMPHWAAGGFLIIMAIVQVYLQLYMFMHMNNKGNTWIKVMMGLGIFVALTIVATLRLLIW, translated from the coding sequence ATGGAAAAACACGAACCGCAACTTACGCGCAATCAAATCGAGCTTGAGATGAAAGCAGAGCGTGGTCGTGAGACACAACTGCAACTCATCAGTTTCGCACTCATGATTTTCTTGACACTCATCGCCTTTGGTGCTGTTATGGCTGATCTCATGCCACACTGGGCAGCTGGTGGGTTCTTGATCATCATGGCAATCGTTCAAGTTTATCTTCAGCTTTACATGTTCATGCATATGAACAACAAAGGCAACACATGGATCAAAGTCATGATGGGTCTTGGCATCTTCGTCGCTTTGACGATCGTTGCAACACTTCGTCTTTTGATCTGGTAA
- a CDS encoding cytochrome (ubi)quinol oxidase subunit III — MGHHSLPNNPITGIPDHVEKATLEGKNKYVAFWFFLGGETTLFASLFGTYIGLHNSGAKEGLRSYDIFEMGLVFIMTMLLLTSSLTSVLAMMAMKRNDVKKMKMWLIITLVLGLAFLAGEIYEFNHYYHIGHTFTSSAFGSAFYTLVGFHGGHVLFGLLWISTLLIRNWNRGITVVNAPKYYVSSLYWHFIDVVWVFIFSVVYLMGMVK; from the coding sequence ATGGGTCATCATTCATTACCGAACAACCCGATCACGGGTATTCCGGATCATGTTGAAAAAGCAACACTTGAGGGTAAGAATAAATATGTAGCCTTCTGGTTCTTCCTTGGAGGAGAGACGACATTGTTCGCCTCTCTCTTCGGGACATACATCGGACTTCATAACTCTGGTGCAAAAGAAGGATTACGCAGTTATGACATCTTTGAGATGGGTCTCGTCTTCATCATGACGATGCTTCTTCTTACAAGTTCACTCACAAGTGTTCTTGCGATGATGGCAATGAAACGTAATGATGTTAAGAAAATGAAAATGTGGTTGATCATCACGCTCGTTCTTGGATTAGCATTCTTGGCGGGTGAGATTTACGAGTTCAATCACTACTACCACATCGGTCACACATTCACTTCGAGTGCTTTTGGTTCTGCCTTCTATACACTCGTTGGATTCCACGGTGGACACGTCTTGTTCGGTCTTCTCTGGATTTCGACATTGCTCATCCGGAACTGGAACCGTGGCATTACAGTCGTGAATGCGCCGAAGTACTATGTTTCAAGTCTTTACTGGCACTTCATTGACGTCGTCTGGGTCTTTATCTTCTCAGTCGTCTACCTCATGGGGATGGTGAAATAA